The Nitrospirota bacterium region TGACTCTTTGATCATCGAGAGTTTGAAGAACCCCGCTGCTAAAATTGAGTTGGGTCTTAAGGTATTCATCGAGAGAAAAACTGTTAATTGTGGCCCTGACCGCTCTTTCATTGATCGCCATATGGGTATCGACTTCGAAAGCTGGAGCTGGGACACCTGATATAGCCAGGAGAGCAAGACCCATAGCCGTCACGCACAAGGTTTTCATTGGCCTGCTCCACGCCATGCCCGAGGCCCACCTTTGTATGGCTCGTGGCCAAGCAATATCCGGAGTTCATTTTCCAGCCTATAGTAGTTCTTCAATTTCTTTTCTAGTCGATTAGACACCGATGGCCCTGACGGATAGGCTTTCTCCATCTCTTCGCGCGTTTTCAAGGGTGGTAACTCAAGGACTACCCCTGCTCGGAAAATTTCCTGATACACATCCAATTTCGGATTTGATGGTGCGTACGTGGGAATACCCGGTCCGTCAACTCCCGGAGGGAACGGCGCGTACCGAGGCTTGAAGACATGAAAGTCGGTGTCTTCATACCAACAATCCGGCGTGCTAATCGTCCAAAAGGCCGGGATCCGAAACTTCCCCGTAGCATCGGTCAGCACTTCCTGCACACCGATCTCTTTCGAGTTGGTTTGGATGAACCGATAGCACGATTCGTGATAGACCGCCACGACTACTACGCCCTCCAGCGGCGCCTTGGTCTCAGCATCCAGCACCTGACCGTGATAGCTGCCGTCCCAATATACGACCCAGCCCCCACCCGCAAACACCGGGCGCGGCAAACTGACCACGATCCAGAGCGTGAGAAGGCCGGCGGTGCCCCAGGCCAGGCACCGTGTCATTACCTGTTCACCGTCCGATGCCATTAGAACCATTGAATCCGCCAGATCCCCTGCTCGTCACGCGAGAAGATCAGCCCGTACGAGAATTCCCCTTGTGGTTCTGTCCGGCGGAGCGCGAACTCCGCATGGTACGGGTCCAGGGCTAGTAGATCGGAAATGGCTCCCATGTCCGCCGCAATCTGGCTCAGATACGGTGTCAATGCGAGGAACTGTCGTCGATAGCGGTC contains the following coding sequences:
- a CDS encoding carboxypeptidase-like regulatory domain-containing protein, with the protein product MVLMASDGEQVMTRCLAWGTAGLLTLWIVVSLPRPVFAGGGWVVYWDGSYHGQVLDAETKAPLEGVVVVAVYHESCYRFIQTNSKEIGVQEVLTDATGKFRIPAFWTISTPDCWYEDTDFHVFKPRYAPFPPGVDGPGIPTYAPSNPKLDVYQEIFRAGVVLELPPLKTREEMEKAYPSGPSVSNRLEKKLKNYYRLENELRILLGHEPYKGGPRAWRGAGQ